From one Humulus lupulus chromosome 8, drHumLupu1.1, whole genome shotgun sequence genomic stretch:
- the LOC133796237 gene encoding transcription initiation factor TFIID subunit 5-like, whose product MGDFILSSSADSTIRLWSTELNANLVCYKGHNYPVWDVQYSPVGHYFASASHDRTARIWSMERIQPLRIMAGHLSDVDCVQWHAYLISLVLKHLSISFQHFMFKV is encoded by the exons ATGGGAGATTTTATACTTTCCTCTTCAGCCGATTCAACAA TTCGGTTATGGAGCACTGAACTAAATGCAAATCTTGTTTGCTACAAGGGTCATAATTACCCAGTATGGGATGTACAG TATAGTCCTGTAGGACACTATTTCGCTAGTGCATCACACGACCGGACAGCAAGGATATGGTCTATGGAAAGAATACAACCTTTGCGAATAATGGCAGGGCATTTATCTGATGTTGAT TGTGTGCAATGGCATGCCTATCTCATTTCCCTTGTATTGAAGCATTTATCTATCTCATTTCAACATTTCATGTTTAAGGTGTAA